The proteins below come from a single Sorghum bicolor cultivar BTx623 chromosome 4, Sorghum_bicolor_NCBIv3, whole genome shotgun sequence genomic window:
- the LOC8068601 gene encoding metalloendoproteinase 2-MMP yields the protein MMGVSQAAAVVVVMALAVAVALPASAFPSGLPPGAPPFPNPWAAFQNLSGCHMGEERQGLAGLKDYLSHFGYLPPPPPSSPFSDAFDQDLESAIATYQRNFGLNATGALDASTVSQMVSPRCGVADVINGTSTMAKSSSSSADDAHGRHLYAYFAGEPTWPPFRRDLKYAITATSETSIDRSTLSDVFARAFARWAAATNLRFEETASESDADITIGFYAGSHGDGEPFDGPLGTLAHAFSPTDGRFHLDAAEAWVAGSDVSLSSTSGAVDLESVAVHEIGHLLGLGHSSVPDAIMYPTIRTGTRKVELEADDVQGIQSLYGSNPNFTPTSPATSSREMDSSAGAGFRPDGVFVGVVAAVGLLLVIVP from the coding sequence ATGATGGGTGTATCGCAAGCTGCCGCTGTCGTGGTGGTCATGGCGTTGGCCGTCGCGGTCGCGTTGCCGGCGTCGGCCTTCCCGTCCGGCTTGCCGCCTGGGGCGCCACCGTTCCCGAACCCGTGGGCGGCGTTCCAGAACCTCTCTGGCTGTCACATGGGGGAGGAGCGGCAGGGCCTGGCGGGGCTCAAGGACTACCTCAGCCACTTCGGCtacctcccgccgccgccgccgtcgtccccgTTCAGCGACGCGTTCGATCAGGACCTGGAGTCCGCCATCGCCACGTACCAGCGCAACTTCGGGCTCAACGCCACCGGCGCGCTGGACGCGTCCACCGTCTCGCAGATGGTCTCCCCTCGCTGCGGCGTGGCCGACGTCATCAACGGCACGTCCACCATGGCCAAGAGCTCCAGCTCCTCGGCGGACGACGCCCACGGCAGGCACCTGTACGCCTACTTCGCCGGCGAGCCGACGTGGCCGCCGTTCCGGCGGGACCTCAAGTACGCCATCACCGCCACGAGTGAGACGTCCATCGACCGGTCCACGCTGAGCGACGTCTTCGCGCGCGCCTTCGCCCGGTGGGCCGCCGCCACCAACCTGCGGTTCGAGGAGACCGCGTCGGAGTCCGACGCCGACATCACCATCGGCTTCTACGCCGGGTCGCACGGCGACGGCGAGCCGTTCGACGGGCCGCTGGGCACGCTCGCGCACGCCTTCTCGCCCACGGACGGCCGGTTCCACCTCGACGCCGCGGAGGCGTGGGTGGCCGGCAGCGACGTGTCGCTTTCGTCGACGTCCGGGGCGGTGGACCTGGAGTCCGTGGCGGTGCACGAGATCGGACACCTCCTGGGGCTCGGCCACTCCTCGGTGCCCGACGCCATCATGTACCCGACGATCAGGACGGGGACGAGGAAGGTGGAGCTGGAGGCCGACGACGTCCAGGGGATACAGAGCCTGTACGGGAGCAACCCCAACTTCACGCCGacgtcgccggcgacgagcagccGCGAGATGGACAGTAGCGCCGGCGCGGGATTCCGACCGGATGGAGTCTTCGTCGGAGTAGTTGCGGCAGTTGGACTGCTCCTAGTCATAGTGCCGTAG
- the LOC8075729 gene encoding uncharacterized protein LOC8075729, whose amino-acid sequence MQRSNSFGTSWADQWDYGGDPSPRARGRHDGGGKKQGGVEKTKAAAVTGLKKVKEGTASGFQWIKDKCQKKGGGGKKQGAHEGSGIAGY is encoded by the coding sequence ATGCAGCGCAGCAACTCGTTCGGCACGTCGTGGGCGGACCAGTGGGACTACGGCGGCGACCCGAgcccgcgcgcgcgcggccggCATGACGGCGGCGGCAAGAAGCAGGGCGGCGTGGAGAAGACCAAGGCGGCCGCGGTGACGGGGCTCAAGAAGGTGAAGGAAGGCACCGCCAGCGGGTTCCAGTGGATCAAGGACAAGTGCCAGAagaagggcggcggcggcaagaaGCAGGGCGCCCATGAGGGCTCCGGCATCGCCGGGTACTAG